One window from the genome of Theobroma cacao cultivar B97-61/B2 unplaced genomic scaffold, Criollo_cocoa_genome_V2, whole genome shotgun sequence encodes:
- the LOC18603809 gene encoding LOW QUALITY PROTEIN: pentatricopeptide repeat-containing protein At1g80150, mitochondrial (The sequence of the model RefSeq protein was modified relative to this genomic sequence to represent the inferred CDS: deleted 2 bases in 1 codon) has protein sequence MLSLQAIRRFCHAASIASTTDTFAVVSKQLPSKIPLQESALSKLKAERDPDKLFILFKANAHNKVVIENRFAFEDTVSRLAGARHFDYIEHLLEHQKTLPQGRREGFIMRIIMLYGKAGMIKHALNTFYDMHLYGCERTVKSFNAALKVLIQTHDIRAIEAFLSDVPQKFNVELDTYSVNIVVKAFCEMDFLERAYLVMVEMEKLGIRPDVITYTTLISTFYQKNRWEIGNGLWNLMVYKGCKPNLTTFNVRIQYLVNRRRAWQANDLMRLMRKIGIVPDEVTYNLVIKGFCLAGYLEMAKRVYSSLEFCREYRPNIKIYQTMIHYLCKGGDYNLAYTMCKDCMRKNWFLNVDTIRSLLEGLIKNGQLGKAKMIMKLVRSRVPPFSSTQLDTLQSVLSRTNQDDGLRRDRFDQCKNTV, from the exons ATGTTATCTCTGCAAGCAATTCGCAGATTTTGTCATGCTGCTTCCATTGCATCAACCACTGATACTTTTGCAGTTGTATCGAAGCAACTTCCAAGTAAAATACCTTTACAAGAAAGTGCCCTCTCCAAACTTAAAGCTGAGAGAGACCCTGATAAGCTATTCATTTTATTCAAGGCTAATGCCCACAATAAAGTTGTCATTGAGAATAGGTTTGCATTTGAAGATACAGTTTCTCGATTAGCTGGGGCTCGCCACTTTGATTACATTGAGCATTTGCTTGAGCACCAGAAAACTCTTCCACAAGGCAGGCGAGAAGGCTTCATTATGAGGATTATAATGTTGTATGGAAAGGCTGGGATGATAAAGCATGCGCTTAATACTTTTTATGATATGCATTTGTATGGATGTGAGAGAACTGTTAAGTCTTTCAATGCTGCACTTAAGGTTTTGATTCAAACTCATGATATAAGAGCTATTGAGGCATTTCTTAGTGATGTTCCACAGAAATTCAATGTTGAATTGGATACTTATTCTGTCAATATAGTTGTCAAGGCATTTTGTGAAATGGACTTCTTAGAAAGAGCTTATTTGGTTATGGTAGAGATGGAAAAACTGGGAATTAGGCCAGATGTCATTACCTATACAACACTAATATCAACTTTCTATCAAAAAAATCGATGGGAGATTGGCAATGGGTTGTGGAATCTTATGGTGTATAAGGGGTGCAAACCTAATCTTACAACTTTTAATGTCAGGATTCAGTATTTGGTTAATAGGAGACGGGCATGGCAAGCTAATGATTTGATGCGTTTGATGCGGAAAATCGGGATTGTCCCTGATGAGGTTACATACAATTTGGTAATTAAGGGGTTCTGCTTGGCTGGTTATCTTGAAATGGCTAAAAGGGTTTATTCTTCTCTAGAATTTTGCAGGGAGTATAGGCCTAATATTAAGATTTACCAGACAATGATTCATTATCTTTGTAAGGGAGGGGACTACAATTTGGCCTATACAATGTGTAAAGACTGTATGAGAAAGAATTGGTTTTTGAATGTGGATACAATTCGTTCACTGCTTGAAGGTCTTATAAAAAATGGCCAACTGGGTAAGGCTAAGATGATAATGAAATTGGTTAGGAGTCGAGTACCTCCTTTTTCTTCAACTCAATTGGATACTTTGCAATCCGTATTGTCGAGGACT AATCAAGATGATGGATTGAGAAGGGACCGGTTTGATCAATGTAAAAATACTGTTTAA
- the LOC18603793 gene encoding signal peptidase complex catalytic subunit SEC11A, with amino-acid sequence MGWIGDTVDSIKSIQIRQLLTQAVSLGMIVTSALIIWKALMCITGSESPVVVVLSGSMEPGFKRGDILFLHMSKDPIRAGEIVVFNVDGREIPIVHRVIKVHEREDTGEVDVLTKGDNNYGDDRLLYAQGQLWLQRHHIMGRAVGFLPYVGWVTIIMTEKPIIKYILIGALGLLVITSKD; translated from the exons atgggttGGATCGGAGACACCGTAGACTCCATCAAATCAATCCAGATCCGCCAGCTCCTCACCCAGGCCGTCAGTCTTG GTATGATTGTTACATCAGCCCTCATAATATGGAAGGCGTTGATGTGCATCACTGGTAGTGAATCTCCTGTTGTCGTTGTCCTATCTGGAAGTATGGAACCTGGCTTCAAGAGG GGGGATATTTTGTTCTTGCACATGAGTAAAGATCCTATCCGTGCAGGGGAGATTGTTGTTTTTAATGTTGAT GGCCGTGAAATTCCAATTGTCCATCGTGTAATTAAG GTCCATGAAAGGGAAGATACTGGAGAAGTTGATGTCCTCACCAAAG GAGACAACAATTATGGGGATGACAGGCTATTATATGCTCAAGGTCAGCTCTGGCTTCAACGGCACCATATCATGGGCAGAGCTGTGGG GTTCTTGCCTTATGTTGGCTGGGTGACCATAATCATGACTGAAAAGCCAATTATCAAG TATATTCTAATCGGAGCGTTGGGGTTGCTTGTTATAACATCTAAGGACTGA